Genomic window (Allostreptomyces psammosilenae):
GGGAGGTGGTGGTCCTCAACGAGAAGACGCTGTGGACCGGCGGCCCCGGATCCCGGGAGGGCTACGACCACGGCGACGGCGCCTTCGCCGGCACCGACGGCCCAGACGGCAGCGACGGCTCCGCCGGGGCGGAGGCGCTGCGCGAGGTGCGGCGGCGGCTGGCCGAGCGCGGCGGCCTGCCGGCCGAGGAGGTCGCCGCCCTGCTCGGCTCGCCCCGTCGCGGCTACGGCGCCCACCAGGTGCTCGGCCACCTGCGCCTGGACTTCGCGGACGCCGCCGAGCCCGTCGCGGACTACCGGCGCGAGCTGCGGCTGGCCGAGGGGCTGGCCACCGTCCGCTACCGGGCCGGCGGTGTCACCCACACCCGGGAGTACCTGGCCAGTCGGCCCGACGGGGTGATCGCGGTACGCCTGGCCGCCGACCGGCCCGGCCGGCTCTCGCTGACCGTCTCGGTGGACACCCCGCGGGAGGGCCGCCGGCTGCGCGGGTCGGTCGCGGCCGGCCGGATCCTCCTCGACGGCACCCTGGAGGACAACGGCCTGCGGCACACCGCCGGGGTCGACGTCGTGCCCGAGGGCGGCACCCTCGTCGACGGCGCCGACGGCACCGTCACGGTGACCGGCGCGGACGCCGTCACCGTGCTGGTCGCGGCCGGCACCGACTACGCGCCCACCCCCGCCACCGGCTACCGCGGCGACGATCCCTGCCCCCGGGTCACCGCCGCCCTGGACGCCGCCCGCGCCAAGGGCTACCCGGCGCTGCGCGCGGCGCACCTGGCCGACCACCGGGAGCTGTTCGACCGGGTGGCCCTGGACATCGGGCAGGTCGCGCCGGAGCTGCCGACGGACCGCCTGCTGGCGGCCTACACCGGCGGCGACTCCCCCGCCGACCGCGCCCTGGAGGCCCTGTACTTCCAGTACGGGAGGTACCTGCTGATCGCCTCCTCCCGGCCCGGCACCCTGCCGGCCAACCTCCAGGGGGTGTGGAACGACTCCACCACCCCGCCGTGGAGCGCCGACTACCACGTCAACATCAACCTCCAGATGAACTACTGGCCGGCCGAGGTGACCAACCTCGCGGAGACCACGGCGCCGCTGTTCGACTTCGTCGACGCGCTGCGCGGACCGGGCGCCCGCACCGCCCGCCGCCTGCACGGCGCCCGCGGCTGGGTGGTGCACGACGAGACCAACCCGTTCGGCTTCACCGGGCTGCACGACTGGCCCACCGCCTTCTGGTTCCCGGAGGCCGCCGCCTGGCTCGCCACCCACCTGCACGAGCACTGGCGGTTCGGGGGCGACGAGGACTTCCTGCGGCGCCGGGCCTACCCCGTGCTCCAGGAGCTGGTCCGGTTCTGGACCGACGAGCTCGTCGAGGACGCCCGGGACGGCCTGCTGGTGGTCTCCCCCAGCTACTCCCCCGAGCACGGCGACTTCACCGCGGGCGCCGCGATGTCCCAGCAGATCGTCCACGAGCTGTTCGCGTGCGCCGTGGAGGCCGCCGAGGCGCTGGGTGACGCCGCGTTCGCCGCCGAGGCCCGCGCGGTGCTGCGCCGGCTGGATCCCGGCCTGCGGACCGGCTCCTGGGGGCAGCTGCGGGAGTGGAAGGACGACCTCGACGACCCGGCGGACGACCACCGCCACGTCTCCCACCTGTTCGCCCTCTACCCGGGGCGCCGGATCTCCCCCACCGCCACCCCCGCGCTGGCGGACGCCGCGCGGACCACCCTGGACGCCCGGGGGGACGGCAGCACGGGGTGGAGCAGGGCGTGGAAGGTGGCCCTGCGGGCCCGGCTCGGCGACGGCGACCGGGCGCACGCCCTGCTGGCCGGGCAGCTGCGGGAGAGCACCCTGGGGAACCTGTGGGACACCCATCCGCCGTTCCAGATCGACGGCAACTTCGGGGCGACGGCGGGCGTGGCGGAGATGCTGCTGCAGAGCCACGACGGCGTGGTGCACGTGCTGCCGGCGCTGCCCGCGGCCTGGCGTGCCCGCGGCTCGGTGCGCGGCCTGCGCTCCCGCGGCGGCCTGACCGTGGACGCGGCGTGGCGGGACGGCGTGGCGCGGTCGATCACGCTGACCGCCCACCGGGACGGGACGGTGCGGCTGCGCTCCGGGCTCCTCGGGGGCGCGCACCGGCTGTGGGCGCACACCCCCGGGGGGCCCGAGCCGGTCCACGCCCGCCCGGGCGGCGCGCCGGACACCGTGGAGTTCCCGGTCCGTGCCGGCCGGCGCTACACGGCCGAACGCCCGGCGCGCTGACGGCCACGGCCGCGGGCCGCGCACCCGGGGAGGTGACGCGGCCCGCGGCCGTGGCGTCGTCGAACGCGGTGGGCGCGGCGGGTCAGGCCAGACCGGCGGCGGCGCGCAGCGCCTCGGCCCGGTCGGTGCGCTCCCAGGTGAACTCCGGCAGCTCGCGGCCGAAGTGCCCGTACGCGGCGGTGAGGGCGTAGATCGGCCGGAGCAGGTCCAGGTCGCGGATGATCGCGGCGGGACGGAGGTCGAACACCTCGGTGACGGCCTTCTCTATGGCCTGGGCCGCCACCGTCTCGGTGCCGAAGGTCTCGACGAACAGGCCGACCGGGGCGGCCTTGCCGATGGCGTAGGCCACCTGCACCTCGCAGCGCGTGGCCAGGCCCGCGGCGACCACGTTCTTGGCGACCCAGCGCATCGCGTACGCGGCGGAGCGGTCCACCTTGGACGGGTCCTTGCCGGAGAAGGCGCCGCCGCCGTGCCGGGCCATGCCACCGTAGGTGTCGATGATGATCTTCCGGCCGGTCAGTCCGGCGTCGCCCATCGGCCCGCCGACCTCGAACCGGCCGGTGGGGTTGACCAGCAGCCGGTAGCCGTCGGTCGCCAGGTCGATGCCCTGCTCGGCCAGCGCCTTCAGCTCCGGCTCGACCACGAACTCCTGCACGTCCGGGGCGAGCAGCGACTCCAGGTCGATGTCGGCCGCGTGCTGGGTGGAGATCACCACGGTGTCCAGCCGCACCGGCCGGTCCCCGTCGTACTCGATGGTGACCTGCGTCTTGCCGTCCGGGCGCAGGTAGGGGACGGTGCCGGACTTGCGCACCTCGGTCAGCCGCCGGGCCAGGCGGTGCGCCAGGGTGATCGGCAGCGGCATGAGCTCGGGCGTCTCGTCGCAGGCGTAGCCGAACATCAGGCCCTGGTCACCGGCGCCCTGCTGGTCCAGGTCGTCCACGCCCTGCCCCGTGCGCGCCTCCCAGGCGGAGTCCACACCCTGCGCGATGTCCGGCGACTGCGCCCCGATCGACACGGAGACCCCGCAGGAGGCGCCGTCGAACCCCTTCTTGGAGGAGTCGTAGCCGATCTGCAGGACCTTCTCCCGCACCAGGGTGGCGATGTCGGCGTAGGCCTCGGTGGTCACCTCACCGGCCACGTGCACCTGGCCGGTGGTGATGAGCGTCTCCACCGCCACCCGCGAGGTCGGGTCCTGGGTCAGGATCGCGTCGAGAATGGTGTCGCTGATCTGGTCAGCGATCTTGTCGGGGTGCCCCTCGGTGACGGACTCCGAGGTGAACAGGCGGCGAGACACATCGCTCCCTGGGGTGTGCAGCGGCTGCTGGCTGACTGTCCCGGTGGCGGATCGGCCGTCATCGGGTTCGTTCGGTTCGACTAGAGGAGAGTTTATCCGCCGCCCGCGGCGAGGCGGGACCGACCTCGCCAAATGGGACGGTGCGCGCCCGGCGCGCGCGCCGCGGCGGCGTGCGCGGGCCTGGCGCCCTCACCCCCGGGCGTCGGCCAGGCGGTCCCGGACGAGGTCCCAGACGACGTCCGCGAGGTCCTCCTTGGGGCCGTGCGGGACCGGCGTGCGGCTGCCGTCGGCGCCCAGCACCACCGCCTCGTTGTGGTCCGAGCCGAAGACCTTCTCCGCCCCGACCTCGTTGACCACGAGCAGGTCGCAGCCCTTGCGGGCGAGCTTGGCCCGGCCGTTCGCCAGCACGTCGTCGGTCTCCGCGGCGAAGCCCACCACGACCTGGCCGGGGCGGGCCCGCCGGGCGGATATCTCGGCGAGGATGTCCGGGTTGCGCACCAGCGGGATCGGGTCGGGCTCGACGCCGTCCCGCTTCTTGATCTTGCCGGTGGCGTAGTGGGCCGGCCGGAAGTCGGCCACCGCCGCCGCCATCACCACCGCGTCGGCGGCCGGGGCGGCCTCCAGCACGGCCGCGCGCAGCTCGGCCGCGGTGCCGACCCGGCGCACCGTGACGCCGGCCGGGTCGGGCACCTCCACGCCGGCGGCGATCAGCGTCACCTCGGCGCCCCGGGCGGCGGCGGTGGCCGCCAGCGCGTGGCCCTGCCGGCCGGAGGAGCGGTTGCCGAGGTAGCGGACCGGATCCAGGGGCTCCCGGGTGCCGCCGGAGGTGACCAGCACGTGGCGGCCGGCCAGGTCGGGGGCGGTGCCGGCGACGCCCCGGGCGAGGACCCGCCGGGACAGGGCGAAGATCCCGGCCGGATCGGGCAGCCGGCCCTTGCCGGTGTCCGCGCCGGTCAGCCGGCCCACCGCGGGCTCGACCACCACGGCGCCGCGCCGGCGCAGCGTCGCGACGTTCTCCCGGGTGGCCGGGTGCTCCCACATCTCGGTGTGCATGGCGGGCGCGAAGACGACCGGGCAGCGCGCGGTGAGCAGGGTGTTGGTCAGCAGGTCGTCGGCGAGCCCGTGCGCGGCCCTGGCCAGCAGGTCCGCGGTGGCCGGGGCGACGACGACGAGGTCGGCCTCCTGCCCGATGCGGACGTGCGGCACGGCGTGCACGCCGTCCCAGACCTCGGTGGCCACCGGCTGCCCGGACAGCGCGGCCCAGGTGGGCGCGCCGACGAACTCCAGCGCGGCGGCGGTCGGCACCACCTTGACCCGGTGGCCGGACTCGGTGAACAGGCGCAGCAGTTCGCAGGCCTTGTAGGCGGCGATCCCGCCGCCCACCCCCAGCACCACACGGGGCCGGTCGGTCATGGCGCGTTCCCTTCGGGGCGGGGGGTCCACAACACGCTTCACGCCCCGGGGCCGGCTGGCGGCCCGGGGCGTGAAGGTACGGACGCTCGACGAAAACGATCGACGTCGGTTATGAGGTCACTGCCCGAGGGGCGGGGCGTCGACCTTCTCCGCCGTGAGCATGCCGGCGTTGATCTCGCGCAGCGCGATCGACAGCGGCTTCTCGTGCACGTGGGTGTCGACCAGCGGGCCGACGTACTCCAGCAGCCCCTCGCCGAGCTGCGAGTAGTACGCGTTGATCTGCCGCGCCCGCTTGGCCGCGTAGATCACCAGGCTGTACTTGGAGTCCGTGGCCTCAAGCAGCTCGTCGATCGGCGGGTTGATGATGCCCTCGGGCGCGTTCGTGGAAGAGGACACGCTCTACCTTCGTTCGTTGCTTGCGATACAGGTGTGCTTCAGTCGACGTTCATCAAGGCTAGCAGTTCGCGGCTGACGTCCTCGACGGAGGTGTTGACCAGCGTGGTGTCGAACTCCGCCTCGGCGGCGAGTTCGACCCGGGCTGCCGCGAGCCGCCGCTCGACGACCTCGGGCGGCTCGGTGCCGCGGCCGACCAGGCGGCGCACCAGTTCGTCCCAGGAGGGCGGGGCGAGGAAGACCAGCTGGGCCTCCGGCATGGCCTGCCGGACCTGGCGGGCCCCCTGGAGGTCGATCTCCAGCAGGGTGGGCACCCCGGCCTGGAGCTTCTCCAGCACCGGGCCGCGCGGCGTCCCGTAGCGGTTGCCGGCGAACTCGGCCCACTCCAGCAGCTCGCCGTTGGCGACGAGCTTGTCGAACTCGTCCCGGTCGACGAAGTGGTACTGGACCCCGTCCACCTCGCCGGGTCGCGGCCTGCGGGTGGTGGCCGAGACCGAGAGCCAGATCTGGGGGCGTGTTGCGCGTAGATGAGCGACGACCGTGCTCTTGCCGACCCCCGAGGGGCCGGAGAGCACGGTCAGCCGCGGACGTCCGTTCATGTGCCGATTATCCCGGACCGTGGCCGGGGTCCGTCACCCGGCGCGGAACGCGCGGGAAACGGGGGCGGGCCGTCAGGACGAAGAACCGCCGAACTCCTGCTCCAGGTGCTGGATCTGCTTGGAACCGAGACCACGGACGCGGCGGCTCTCGGAGATGTTGAGCCGCTCCATGATCTGCTTGGCACGGACCTTACCGACACCCGGCAGGGATTCCAGCAGGGCGGAGACCTTCATCTTGCCGATGACCTCGTTCTGCTGGCCCTCCTTGATGACCTCGCTGAGCGAGGCCCCGGAGTTCTTCAGCCGGTTCTTCACCTCGGCACGCTCCCGCCGAGCCTCGGCGGCCTTGGCGAGGGCAGCCGCTCGCTGTTCTGGGGTTAGGGGCGGAAGAGCCACTGGCGTGTCACCTCGTAGGAAAACTCTTGGATATGGACCGCAGTGGAACCTAGTTGCTCCGGGACTGCGGAGCAACGCGAAACGCGCTGCTGGTGGGACTAGGGCGAGCGTACCGGCATGGCGAGCCCGCCCTTGCA
Coding sequences:
- the rpoZ gene encoding DNA-directed RNA polymerase subunit omega; its protein translation is MSSSTNAPEGIINPPIDELLEATDSKYSLVIYAAKRARQINAYYSQLGEGLLEYVGPLVDTHVHEKPLSIALREINAGMLTAEKVDAPPLGQ
- the mihF gene encoding integration host factor, actinobacterial type; amino-acid sequence: MALPPLTPEQRAAALAKAAEARRERAEVKNRLKNSGASLSEVIKEGQQNEVIGKMKVSALLESLPGVGKVRAKQIMERLNISESRRVRGLGSKQIQHLEQEFGGSSS
- a CDS encoding glycoside hydrolase family 95 protein, which gives rise to MTVEPTPPGAPLTLWYTAPATSWEEESLPIGNGALGAGVFGGVAREVVVLNEKTLWTGGPGSREGYDHGDGAFAGTDGPDGSDGSAGAEALREVRRRLAERGGLPAEEVAALLGSPRRGYGAHQVLGHLRLDFADAAEPVADYRRELRLAEGLATVRYRAGGVTHTREYLASRPDGVIAVRLAADRPGRLSLTVSVDTPREGRRLRGSVAAGRILLDGTLEDNGLRHTAGVDVVPEGGTLVDGADGTVTVTGADAVTVLVAAGTDYAPTPATGYRGDDPCPRVTAALDAARAKGYPALRAAHLADHRELFDRVALDIGQVAPELPTDRLLAAYTGGDSPADRALEALYFQYGRYLLIASSRPGTLPANLQGVWNDSTTPPWSADYHVNINLQMNYWPAEVTNLAETTAPLFDFVDALRGPGARTARRLHGARGWVVHDETNPFGFTGLHDWPTAFWFPEAAAWLATHLHEHWRFGGDEDFLRRRAYPVLQELVRFWTDELVEDARDGLLVVSPSYSPEHGDFTAGAAMSQQIVHELFACAVEAAEALGDAAFAAEARAVLRRLDPGLRTGSWGQLREWKDDLDDPADDHRHVSHLFALYPGRRISPTATPALADAARTTLDARGDGSTGWSRAWKVALRARLGDGDRAHALLAGQLRESTLGNLWDTHPPFQIDGNFGATAGVAEMLLQSHDGVVHVLPALPAAWRARGSVRGLRSRGGLTVDAAWRDGVARSITLTAHRDGTVRLRSGLLGGAHRLWAHTPGGPEPVHARPGGAPDTVEFPVRAGRRYTAERPAR
- the coaBC gene encoding bifunctional phosphopantothenoylcysteine decarboxylase/phosphopantothenate--cysteine ligase CoaBC, coding for MTDRPRVVLGVGGGIAAYKACELLRLFTESGHRVKVVPTAAALEFVGAPTWAALSGQPVATEVWDGVHAVPHVRIGQEADLVVVAPATADLLARAAHGLADDLLTNTLLTARCPVVFAPAMHTEMWEHPATRENVATLRRRGAVVVEPAVGRLTGADTGKGRLPDPAGIFALSRRVLARGVAGTAPDLAGRHVLVTSGGTREPLDPVRYLGNRSSGRQGHALAATAAARGAEVTLIAAGVEVPDPAGVTVRRVGTAAELRAAVLEAAPAADAVVMAAAVADFRPAHYATGKIKKRDGVEPDPIPLVRNPDILAEISARRARPGQVVVGFAAETDDVLANGRAKLARKGCDLLVVNEVGAEKVFGSDHNEAVVLGADGSRTPVPHGPKEDLADVVWDLVRDRLADARG
- the gmk gene encoding guanylate kinase, whose protein sequence is MNGRPRLTVLSGPSGVGKSTVVAHLRATRPQIWLSVSATTRRPRPGEVDGVQYHFVDRDEFDKLVANGELLEWAEFAGNRYGTPRGPVLEKLQAGVPTLLEIDLQGARQVRQAMPEAQLVFLAPPSWDELVRRLVGRGTEPPEVVERRLAAARVELAAEAEFDTTLVNTSVEDVSRELLALMNVD
- the metK gene encoding methionine adenosyltransferase, translated to MSRRLFTSESVTEGHPDKIADQISDTILDAILTQDPTSRVAVETLITTGQVHVAGEVTTEAYADIATLVREKVLQIGYDSSKKGFDGASCGVSVSIGAQSPDIAQGVDSAWEARTGQGVDDLDQQGAGDQGLMFGYACDETPELMPLPITLAHRLARRLTEVRKSGTVPYLRPDGKTQVTIEYDGDRPVRLDTVVISTQHAADIDLESLLAPDVQEFVVEPELKALAEQGIDLATDGYRLLVNPTGRFEVGGPMGDAGLTGRKIIIDTYGGMARHGGGAFSGKDPSKVDRSAAYAMRWVAKNVVAAGLATRCEVQVAYAIGKAAPVGLFVETFGTETVAAQAIEKAVTEVFDLRPAAIIRDLDLLRPIYALTAAYGHFGRELPEFTWERTDRAEALRAAAGLA